CGCCGTTCCCAGCCTCGATCACGACAAGCATCAATGAGGAGATCGTCCACGGCATTCCCTCCGACCGGAGGTTGAAAACGGGAGACCTGCTCAAGATCGACATTGGCGTGTTCAAAAACGGTTTTCACGGGGACACAGCTCTGTCAGTCTTGGTCGGCAAGCCTAAACCCAAGGCTAAACGATTGTTCGACGTAACTAAGATGTCTCTCAAGTTGGCTATCGAGGCCGGACAGCCGGGAAACACCCTGGGGGATATCGGGCACGCAATTCAGAGTTATGTCGAGTCGCATGGGTTCTCGGTTGTCCGAGATTTCGTTGGGCACGGCCTCGGCCGGTCGCTGCACGAGGACCCACAGGTGCCGCATTACGGCCGACAGGGCCACGGGCTGCCAATTCAGGTTGGGATGGTCTTCTGTATCGAGCCTATGATAAACGAGGGAACTTATAGGCTGAAAATCAAGAAGGACCAATGGACAGCTGTAACTGCAGACGGGCGACTTTCAGCACAGTTCGAGCATGCAATCGCCATCACCCCGAACGGACCCAGAATCCTCACATTGCACGAGTCGGACCGGGACTTCTTCGCGCCTCGTGCATAGGCTCGGGCCGCAGCCGTCCGGCCTCCATAGTGGTTGCAGTCTGGGGATCGCGTAGTTGGCGAATGGGCCTTCT
This portion of the bacterium genome encodes:
- the map gene encoding type I methionyl aminopeptidase, with translation MIELKSAREIDALWHSCQIAAQVLHELNLAAKPGVTTKALDEMAEQLIAENGATPSFKGYSMAGLSPFPASITTSINEEIVHGIPSDRRLKTGDLLKIDIGVFKNGFHGDTALSVLVGKPKPKAKRLFDVTKMSLKLAIEAGQPGNTLGDIGHAIQSYVESHGFSVVRDFVGHGLGRSLHEDPQVPHYGRQGHGLPIQVGMVFCIEPMINEGTYRLKIKKDQWTAVTADGRLSAQFEHAIAITPNGPRILTLHESDRDFFAPRA